One segment of Zonotrichia albicollis isolate bZonAlb1 chromosome 4, bZonAlb1.hap1, whole genome shotgun sequence DNA contains the following:
- the LSMEM1 gene encoding leucine-rich single-pass membrane protein 1: MERPSLEFNLPDTHEEGKLYVVDSLNNLNKLNVCPAESQHSLDQENNTGGAGESMAGSNAGNQRLFFVTFVLTLTVSLALVSFVIFLIFQTRNEVDQISSRLLSEKKNIEELKKLNNIILKHLNQSRIKEKPSDLHAYFFTHAELKVPGE; encoded by the exons ATGGAGAGGCCTTCCTTGGAATTTAACCTGCCTGATACTCATGAAGAAGGAAAACTTTATGTAGTTGATTCCCTAAACAACCTAAACAAGTTAAATGTTTGTCCAGCTGAGTCCCAGCATTCACTAG ACCAGGAAAACAACACTGGTGGTGCTGGAGAAAGTATGGCAGGGAGCAACGCAGGAAACCAGCGTTTGTTCTTCGTCACCTTTGTTCTTACTCTGACCGTCAGTTTGGCACTTGTTTCATTTGTAATATTCTTAATAT TTCAAACTAGAAATGAGGTGGACCAAATATCAAGCAGACTACTATCTGAAAAGAAGAACATAGAAGAGCTGAAGAAACTTAACAATATTATATTAAAGCATCTGAATCAATCCAGAATTAAGGAAAAGCCTTCTGATCTTCATGCTTACTTTTTCACCCATGCTGAGCTCAAAGTCCCTGGAGAATAA